The genomic region CAAAAGCTTCTTGGTTTGTTGGAATCCTCAGTCGTTCCGATTGTCGCCGGTTTTCAGGGCGTTACAGTAGGACATCAAATAACTACATTAGGTAGAGGCGGGGGAGATACGACGGCCTTGGCTCTTGCGGCAGCTGTTGGTTTGGATGTCTGTGAAATCTATACAGATGTTCCGGCTATATTTACTGCTGATCCGCGTTTGGTGCCGATGGCTCGCGAAATAGACGTGTTGAGTTTTGAAGAAATGATGGAAATGGCTACTTTGGGCTCTAAAGTTTTGCATTTTCGAAGCGTTGAAATAGCGGCCAAATATAATGTGAAAATCCACCTGAGGTCTGCTTTTGAAGCTCGAGAGGGGACCTGGGTGGTGCCAGAAGGAGAGAAAATGGAAACTCCAGTTGTATCTTCAATAACTCACGATGCCTCTGTGGTCGTATTAAAGCTTTTTCCGGTTCCGTTTGGAGCAAAGTTTTTGGCAGATCTTTTTGAAAAGCTCGCAGAAAGAGGAGTCGTGGTCGATATCATCACTCAGAGTCAAAATGAAGAGGGGCAAAGAGTTGCATTTTCAGTTCCCGAAGATGATTTGAACATGGCGCTGGAAGTGGTGGTGTCTGTCGTCGGTCCTAAAACTCAAGTGGTTCCTATGAGAGGAATGGCCAAGCTTTCGGCTGTTGGAGTGGGTATGGCGAATCATCCTGGCGTGGCCTCAAGGTATTTTCGAATTCTTGATAAAGTGAATGTACCTGTTCATCTTGTAACGACTTCTGACATTAAAATCAGTGCTGTCATTGAGCGGGAGAAGTTGGGAGAAGCCGCTAGGGCCTTGCATACTGAATTTGGTTTGGACCGCGAGGCGAGTGTTTGAAGGGGAAGAATCGCTAAGGAGAGGGATGGACTTTTTTTATCGTAACAACGAGCTTGGTTTTCTATCAGGAAAAGTTTTTTTTTCGCTAAATGATATTGCTTCCAGAGCAAAGCGACCGGTGTATGTCTATCATTTAGATTCTATCCTTCAGCGCTATCAGCGTTTCGTTGATGCCTTTCAGGGGGAAGTGCTCGTATGTTATGCCGTCAAAGCGAACTCACATCCTGTTTTGTTAAGGGTATTGGCTCAAAAAGGGGCTGGCGCTGATGTTGTTTCTGGAGGCGAAATAAAGTTGGCTCTGTCCTGCGGGTTCCCTGGGAGTCGAATGGTTTTTTCCGGAGTCGGAAAAGAAAAATACGAAATTCAATTGGCCCTTGAAAATAGAATCAAGCAGATCAACGTTGAGAGTCCCTCAGAATTGAGGCGAATCGGACAGGTCGCACGGTCAATGGGACTTCAGGCCAATGTGGCCTTCCGATTGAATCCTGATGTGAATCCGGACACTCATCCCTATATTCGAACAGGATTTAGGGAAAACAAATTTGGAATGGATGAAAGTTTTATCTTGGAATTAAAGAAAATTTTGAACGAGTACTCTCGAGAACTGAAGCTCGTAGGGCTTAGTTTGCACATAGGGTCTCAGATTCGTGACTTAGGCCCTATCGAAGAGGCCGTGCGAAAATCTTTGCCATTGTTTAAATCATTGCGTGAGTCCGGTCATCCTCTAAATGGTTTTGATGTGGGCGGAGGATTGGGTATTGATTATCATCAAGACAATGAGAGCTCAGAAATTGAAAATGTGAAGGTCTATGCTCAAACAATGAGAGGCCTTTTGAAACCCCTCGGGTGTGAAGTGCTCTGCGAGCCCGGAAGGATTTTAGTTGCCGGTGCAGGGGTGTTGTTGACAGAAGTGCAGTATATCAAGGAAACGCCCTATAAGCGCTTTGCTATTGTCAACACGGGGATGCATCACTTGCTGCGTCCCGCTCTTTATGAAGCCTATCACCGAATCCTTCCT from Bdellovibrionales bacterium harbors:
- a CDS encoding aspartate kinase; amino-acid sequence: MKTHSSIMVKKFGGTSVGSIERIEAVADRVLADMKAGQKPIVVASAMSGETNRLVKLANDIDPSYRGPAYDMLVSSGEQVSIALLAIALKKRGAKAAPLLAHQLGIQTDSIFSKARITNVDGQKLLGLLESSVVPIVAGFQGVTVGHQITTLGRGGGDTTALALAAAVGLDVCEIYTDVPAIFTADPRLVPMAREIDVLSFEEMMEMATLGSKVLHFRSVEIAAKYNVKIHLRSAFEAREGTWVVPEGEKMETPVVSSITHDASVVVLKLFPVPFGAKFLADLFEKLAERGVVVDIITQSQNEEGQRVAFSVPEDDLNMALEVVVSVVGPKTQVVPMRGMAKLSAVGVGMANHPGVASRYFRILDKVNVPVHLVTTSDIKISAVIEREKLGEAARALHTEFGLDREASV
- the lysA gene encoding diaminopimelate decarboxylase, with amino-acid sequence MDFFYRNNELGFLSGKVFFSLNDIASRAKRPVYVYHLDSILQRYQRFVDAFQGEVLVCYAVKANSHPVLLRVLAQKGAGADVVSGGEIKLALSCGFPGSRMVFSGVGKEKYEIQLALENRIKQINVESPSELRRIGQVARSMGLQANVAFRLNPDVNPDTHPYIRTGFRENKFGMDESFILELKKILNEYSRELKLVGLSLHIGSQIRDLGPIEEAVRKSLPLFKSLRESGHPLNGFDVGGGLGIDYHQDNESSEIENVKVYAQTMRGLLKPLGCEVLCEPGRILVAGAGVLLTEVQYIKETPYKRFAIVNTGMHHLLRPALYEAYHRILPLKEGRVQREEIKTYDVVGPICESADVIGFERELPELKEGDYLANMDTGPMER